From a region of the Etheostoma cragini isolate CJK2018 chromosome 20, CSU_Ecrag_1.0, whole genome shotgun sequence genome:
- the LOC117936277 gene encoding 5'-nucleotidase-like, whose protein sequence is MSVWTSRCALLTLLCIFLNCSGTRSTFEVTLLHTNDNHARIEETSEDSGKCPAGGPCFGGVARRFTTVSEIRKKEKNVLLLDAGDQFQGTVWFNYYKGAEAAHFMNKLGYDAMAFGKHEFDNGVEGLIQYFLQNVTCSVVCQHYTCYYQPYTVMNVGSETVAVVGYTTAETPFLSMPGQHLKFEDEVKALQVQVDELETQGYNKIIALGLSGFDVDRDIATRVRGVDVVIGGHTNTFLYKGNQPSTEVPAGPYPFMVRSNDGRNVPVVQGFAFGKYLGYLKLTFDDFGNVVKAVGNPILMDSSIPQD, encoded by the exons ATGAGCGTCTGGACTTCTCGGTGCGCTCTCTTGACCTTGCTCTGTATCTTTCTAAACTGTTCGGGCACACGCTCAACTTTCGAGGTGACACTGCTTCACACAAACGACAACCATGCACGGATCGAGGAGACCAGCGAGGATTCGGGGAAGTGTCCAGCCGGGGGTCCATGCTTCGGCGGGGTCGCCAGGAGGTTCACTACAGTGTCGGAGATcaggaaaaaggagaagaacGTGTTGTTGTTGGATGCTGGAGACCAGTTTCAGGGAACTGTCTGGTTTAACTACTATAAAGGCGCCGAAGCAGCCCACTTCATGAACAAACTCGGTTATGATGCTAT GGCTTTTGGAAAACATGAGTTTGACAACGGAGTGGAGGGTCTCATTCAGTACTTCCTCCAAAATGTTACTTGCTCTGTGGTATGCCAACATTATAC CTGCTACTACCAGCCCTACACAGTCATGAATGTGGGCTCAGAGACAGTTGCTGTGGTGGGCTACACCACTGCTGAGACCCCCTTCTTATCCATGCCAG GCCAACACTTAAAGTTTGAGGATGAAGTGAAAGCACTTCAGGTTCAGGTTGATGAGCTGGAAACACAGGGCTATAATAAGATCATTGCCCTGGGCCTCTCTGGCTTTGACGTGGATCGAGATATTGCCACGCGCGTGAGAGGAGTTGATGTCGTTATTGGAGGACACACCAACACATTCCTCTATAAGG GAAACCAGCCATCCACTGAAGTGCCCGCAGGTCCATACCCTTTTATGGTGAGGTCTAACGATGGGAGAAACGTGCCCGTGGTCCAGGGCTTTGCCTTTGGGAAGTACCTTGGCTACTTAAAACTTACCTTTGACGACTTTGGGAATGTGGTTAAAGCTGTTGGAAACCCCATCCTAATGGACAGTAGCATACCTCAAG ACTGA
- the htr1b gene encoding 5-hydroxytryptamine receptor 1B has protein sequence MERSGQVEPTQPVNTTNGSCLTDLSTVDVSAESLAYQISLAVILSGITLATTLSNAFVVAIISQSKKLQTPANFLIASLAITDLLVSILVMPICVLYTVIHTWTLGQIVCDIWLSSDITCCTASILHLCVIALDRYWAITDAVEYSKKRTPGRAAGMVATAWVIAISISLPPLFWRQVKAEELTSCSVNTDHIFYTIYSTFGAFYIPTLLLIVLYGRIYVEARKRILKQSPKKVGKRLTSAHLVTNSPGSVASTTSLQCGRHDTQSSDTGSSTSENQVKVTLSDALLEKKRISAARERKATKTLGIILGAYIVCWLPFFIYTLVVATCETCFNPELFDFFTWLGYLNSLINPIIYTMSNEDFKKAFHKLVRFKCCRS, from the coding sequence ATGGAGCGGTCCGGTCAAGTCGAGCCAACTCAGCCGGTGAACACTACAAACGGCAGTTGTCTTACTGATCTATCCACTGTGGATGTCAGCGCAGAGAGTCTCGCCTATCAGATCAGTCTGGCGGTGATTCTTTCCGGCATAACACTCGCCACCACTTTATCCAATGCGTTCGTTGTAGCGATAATCTCCCAGTCGAAGAAACTGCAAACTCCTGCGAACTTTCTGATCGCCTCTCTGGCCATCACCGACCTGCTGGTGTCCATTCTGGTGATGCCCATCTGTGTCCTCTACACGGTGATCCACACCTGGACGTTGGGGCAAATCGTGTGCGACATCTGGCTCTCCTCGGACATAACGTGTTGCACGGCGTCTATCCTCCACCTGTGCGTAATAGCTTTGGATAGGTACTGGGCCATCACGGACGCGGTGGAGTACTCCAAAAAGCGCACTCCGGGGCGCGCGGCAGGGATGGTGGCCACAGCCTGGGTCATCGCCATCTCCATCTCCCTGCCTCCTCTCTTCTGGAGGCAGGTTAAGGCGGAGGAGCTGACCAGCTGCAGCGTCAACACGGATCATATTTTTTACACCATCTACTCCACCTTTGGGGCTTTCTACATCCCCACATTGCTGCTTATTGTCCTCTACGGACGGATATACGTCGAGGCTCGGAAACGGATCCTGAAGCAGTCCCCCAAGAAGGTGGGGAAGAGACTCACCTCAGCGCACCTGGTCACCAACTCCCCTGGATCCGTGGCGTCCACAACATCTCTGCAGTGCGGAAGACACGACACCCAGTCCAGCGACACCGGGTCTTCAACAAGCGAGAACCAGGTGAAAGTGACGTTGTCGGACGCGCTTTTGGAGAAAAAGCGCATTTCCgcagccagagagagaaaggcgaCCAAGACTTTGGGGATAATCCTCGGCGCTTATATCGTTTGCTGGCTGCCGTTTTTCATTTACACATTGGTGGTGGCCACGTGTGAGACATGTTTTAACCCCGagttatttgactttttcaccTGGTTGGGATATCTGAACTCCCTCATCAACCCGATCATATACACAATGTCCAATGAGGACTTCAAGAAAGCTTTCCATAAACTTGTGCGCTTCAAATGCTGCAGGTCGTGA